A genomic window from Variovorax paradoxus includes:
- a CDS encoding MGMT family protein: protein MSPKKSWRDRLASYPHLPNVKEIPAAMRPRRGEGTIATPSPREVEAAMRSIPEGRLATVMGIGEDIALRHQATIGCTVTTAIFAHMVAHAAEEAARTEERTPYWRTLKVGGELNPKYPGGIEAQMSKLEGEGHTVVQRGKRYFVEDFAKKLTGTR, encoded by the coding sequence ATGAGCCCCAAGAAGAGCTGGCGCGACAGGTTGGCCAGCTACCCTCACCTGCCGAACGTCAAGGAGATTCCCGCCGCCATGCGCCCTCGGCGCGGCGAAGGGACCATCGCCACGCCGTCGCCGCGGGAGGTGGAAGCCGCGATGCGCAGCATTCCAGAAGGCCGACTCGCAACGGTGATGGGTATCGGCGAAGACATCGCGCTGCGCCACCAGGCGACCATCGGCTGCACAGTGACCACGGCGATCTTCGCGCACATGGTCGCGCATGCGGCCGAGGAGGCAGCAAGGACGGAAGAGCGAACGCCCTACTGGCGCACCCTCAAGGTCGGCGGCGAGCTCAACCCCAAGTACCCCGGTGGCATCGAGGCGCAGATGTCGAAGCTCGAAGGCGAAGGCCACACGGTTGTGCAGCGCGGCAAGCGCTACTTCGTCGAAGACTTCGCGAAGAAGCTCACCGGAACACGCTGA
- the priB gene encoding primosomal replication protein N, whose amino-acid sequence MTAAAAATGVNQLLLTASVAELGALRFTPAGLPAIDLKLEHESTLQEAGKPRQVKTALKAVAFGAIAERLARQSMGSLWRFQGFLATPGNGKHPVLHIQDFQQD is encoded by the coding sequence GTGACTGCTGCCGCTGCGGCAACCGGGGTCAACCAGCTTCTGCTGACCGCCTCCGTTGCCGAACTCGGAGCATTGCGATTCACGCCAGCCGGCTTGCCAGCCATAGACCTGAAGCTCGAACACGAGTCGACGCTCCAGGAGGCAGGTAAACCCAGGCAGGTGAAGACGGCCCTCAAGGCCGTTGCCTTCGGCGCCATCGCCGAACGGCTCGCAAGGCAGTCGATGGGAAGTCTCTGGCGTTTTCAGGGCTTTCTCGCGACACCGGGCAACGGCAAGCATCCGGTCCTGCACATCCAGGATTTTCAGCAAGATTAA
- a CDS encoding EVE domain-containing protein, translating into MTQRNWIAVASAEHARLGRDHRPLGFMQVGHGKHSPLKRLSAGDRVAYYSPSTVFGGTDRLQSFVSIGVVQPGEPYEFDMGNGFVPWRRDVAYAAGHEAPIAPLIERLAFIENPKQWGYKFRFGMFDVTDADMKLIAQAMKADLKTLSL; encoded by the coding sequence ATGACGCAACGCAACTGGATCGCCGTAGCCAGCGCCGAGCACGCACGGCTCGGCCGCGATCATCGGCCGCTCGGCTTCATGCAGGTCGGCCACGGCAAGCATTCGCCGCTCAAGCGGCTCTCGGCGGGCGACCGCGTCGCCTACTATTCGCCGTCCACGGTGTTCGGGGGCACGGACAGGCTGCAGAGCTTCGTGTCGATCGGCGTCGTACAACCCGGCGAGCCGTATGAATTCGACATGGGCAACGGCTTCGTGCCCTGGCGGCGCGACGTGGCCTATGCAGCCGGGCACGAGGCGCCGATCGCACCGTTGATCGAGCGCCTGGCCTTCATCGAGAACCCCAAGCAATGGGGCTACAAGTTTCGCTTTGGCATGTTCGACGTCACCGACGCCGACATGAAGCTGATCGCCCAGGCCATGAAGGCCGATCTGAAAACACTGTCGCTTTGA
- the rpsR gene encoding 30S ribosomal protein S18 — MATFKKFNKDKRPKRNTQSLLFKRKRFCRFTVAGVEEIDYKDIDTLRDFISENGKIIPARLTGTRAIYQRQLNTAIKRARFLAMVPYSDQHRV; from the coding sequence ATGGCCACGTTCAAGAAATTCAACAAAGACAAGCGCCCGAAGCGCAACACCCAGTCGCTGCTGTTCAAGCGCAAGCGCTTCTGCCGCTTCACCGTCGCTGGCGTCGAGGAAATCGACTACAAGGACATCGACACGCTGCGTGACTTCATCAGCGAAAACGGCAAGATCATCCCCGCCCGCCTGACCGGCACGCGCGCGATCTACCAACGCCAGCTGAACACCGCTATCAAGCGCGCGCGCTTCCTGGCCATGGTGCCGTACAGCGACCAGCACCGCGTCTAA
- a CDS encoding VOC family protein: MQKQNAISWFEIPVADMDRAQAFYETVLARKLRRENFGGETLAVFPYDDPATGGALQAGANASARAGTGIRIYLDCNPGIDAVLARVEAAGGQIVAPKSALPPGMGFIAHMRDTEGNEVGLHALD, from the coding sequence ATGCAAAAACAGAACGCCATCAGCTGGTTCGAGATCCCGGTCGCCGACATGGACCGCGCCCAGGCCTTCTATGAGACTGTGCTGGCCCGCAAGCTGCGCCGCGAGAACTTCGGCGGCGAGACGCTGGCCGTGTTCCCCTACGACGATCCCGCCACGGGCGGTGCCCTGCAGGCCGGAGCCAACGCCAGCGCGCGCGCCGGCACGGGCATTCGCATCTACCTCGACTGCAACCCTGGCATCGACGCCGTGCTTGCGCGGGTCGAGGCCGCAGGCGGACAGATCGTGGCGCCCAAGTCCGCGCTGCCTCCCGGCATGGGCTTCATCGCCCACATGCGCGATACCGAAGGCAACGAAGTCGGCCTGCACGCGCTGGATTGA
- a CDS encoding helix-turn-helix transcriptional regulator, producing MRRADRLFQLVQLIRGRRLTTAAFLAQRLEVSERTVYRDVADLQHQGVPIEGEAGVGYRLGAGFELPPLMFTQDEASALVAAARLAQSWVDPALARDIETGLGKILSVLPPAARVSAEALALYAPAMGLDKTLRTRLQTLREAVQSHNKLLLQYHDVSGDASERTVRPLGCFYWGKVWTLSTWCELRNDFRGFRLDRMDTIEVLPERFRDEPGKTLADMLRQMKAETAQGKVVPQKPSDSPPWSGNGSS from the coding sequence ATGCGCCGCGCAGACCGCCTGTTCCAACTCGTGCAGCTCATCCGCGGGCGTCGGCTGACCACGGCCGCGTTCCTGGCGCAGCGCCTCGAAGTGTCGGAGCGCACGGTGTACCGCGACGTGGCCGACTTGCAGCATCAAGGCGTGCCCATCGAGGGCGAGGCGGGCGTGGGTTATCGACTGGGCGCCGGCTTCGAGCTGCCACCGCTGATGTTCACGCAGGACGAGGCCTCGGCCCTGGTGGCCGCAGCGCGGCTCGCACAGAGCTGGGTCGATCCAGCGCTGGCACGCGACATCGAGACCGGGCTGGGCAAGATTCTGTCGGTGCTGCCGCCGGCGGCGCGCGTCTCGGCCGAAGCTCTGGCGCTCTACGCCCCCGCGATGGGCCTGGACAAAACCCTGCGCACGCGGCTGCAGACGCTGCGCGAAGCGGTGCAGTCGCACAACAAGCTGCTGCTGCAGTACCACGACGTATCGGGCGACGCCAGCGAACGCACGGTGCGGCCGCTCGGCTGCTTCTATTGGGGCAAGGTCTGGACGCTCTCGACCTGGTGCGAACTGCGCAATGACTTCCGGGGCTTTCGCCTGGATCGCATGGACACGATCGAGGTGCTGCCCGAGCGCTTCCGCGACGAGCCGGGCAAGACGCTGGCAGACATGCTTCGACAGATGAAGGCCGAGACGGCGCAGGGCAAGGTGGTGCCGCAGAAGCCATCGGACTCGCCGCCCTGGTCCGGCAACGGCTCCAGCTGA
- the ppsA gene encoding phosphoenolpyruvate synthase codes for MSALFDATALVVPFENLRMTDVEAVGGKNASLGEMISQLPQGVRVPTGFATTAHAFRQFLAHDGLADKISKRLAALDTEDVRALATAGAEIRAMVEAQPFPADLQKAIGEAFATLSSGNPAASFAVRSSATAEDLPDASFAGQQETFLNVVGIDDVLHKMKEVFASLYNDRAISYRVHKGFEHDVVALSAGVQRMVRSDLGAAGVMFTIDTESGFEDVVFITSSYGLGETVVQGAVNPDEFYVHKPTLRAGKKAVIRRNLGSKLIQMEFATPEEKKATGKLVKTTDVKAEQRNRYSLSDADVEQLARYALVIEEHYGRPMDIEWGKDGTDGHLYILQARPETVKSQQQGKAEQRYKLLGKGAVLAEGRAIGQKIGTGPVRLVHNISEMDKVQAGDVLVTDMTDPNWEPVMKRAAAIVTNRGGRTCHAAIIARELGIPAVVGCGDATDLLKDGTLVTVSCAEGDTGFIYDGLLETEVTEVQRGVMPEIDIQLMMNVGNPQLAFDFAQLPNHGVGLARLEFIINNNIGVHPKAILDYPNVDNDLKKAVESVARGHASPRAFYVDKVAEGIATIAAAFWPKKVIVRLSDFKSNEYRKLIGGSRYEPEEENPMLGFRGAARYLSADFGEAFAMECEALKRVRNDMGLTNVQIMVPFVRTLGQAERVTTLLGEHGLKRGENDLKLIMMCEVPSNAILPEAFLKFFDGFSIGSNDLTQLTLGLDRDSGLELLAADFDERDPAIKALLSRVIKACKAEGKYVGICGQGPSDHPDFALWLAEEGIESISLNPDSVIDTWQQLAKR; via the coding sequence ATGTCTGCACTTTTCGACGCGACCGCCCTGGTCGTACCGTTTGAAAACCTGAGAATGACCGACGTCGAGGCGGTTGGCGGCAAGAACGCCAGCCTCGGCGAAATGATCTCGCAGCTGCCGCAGGGCGTGCGGGTGCCCACCGGTTTCGCGACCACGGCGCACGCATTCCGCCAGTTCCTGGCCCACGACGGCCTGGCCGACAAGATCAGCAAGCGGCTTGCCGCGCTGGACACCGAGGACGTGCGCGCACTGGCCACCGCCGGCGCCGAGATCCGCGCCATGGTCGAGGCCCAGCCGTTCCCGGCCGACCTGCAGAAGGCCATTGGCGAGGCCTTTGCCACGCTGAGCTCGGGCAACCCCGCCGCCTCGTTCGCCGTGCGCTCGTCGGCCACCGCTGAAGACCTGCCCGACGCTTCCTTCGCGGGCCAGCAGGAAACCTTCCTGAACGTGGTCGGCATTGACGACGTGCTGCACAAGATGAAGGAGGTGTTTGCCTCCCTCTACAACGACCGCGCCATCAGCTACCGCGTGCACAAGGGCTTCGAGCACGACGTGGTCGCGCTGTCGGCCGGCGTGCAGCGAATGGTGCGCTCCGACCTCGGCGCCGCCGGCGTGATGTTCACCATCGACACCGAATCGGGCTTCGAGGACGTGGTGTTCATCACCTCCAGCTACGGCCTGGGCGAAACGGTGGTGCAGGGCGCCGTGAACCCCGACGAGTTCTACGTGCACAAGCCGACGCTGCGCGCCGGCAAGAAGGCCGTCATCCGCCGCAACCTGGGTTCCAAGCTGATCCAGATGGAGTTCGCCACGCCTGAAGAAAAAAAGGCGACCGGCAAGCTGGTGAAGACCACCGACGTCAAGGCCGAGCAGCGCAACCGCTATTCGCTGAGCGACGCCGACGTCGAGCAGCTGGCCAGGTACGCGCTGGTCATCGAAGAGCACTATGGCCGCCCGATGGACATCGAGTGGGGCAAGGACGGCACCGACGGCCATCTCTACATCCTGCAGGCGCGTCCCGAAACCGTGAAGAGCCAGCAGCAGGGCAAGGCCGAGCAGCGCTACAAGCTGCTGGGCAAAGGTGCCGTGCTGGCCGAGGGCCGTGCCATCGGCCAGAAGATCGGCACCGGCCCCGTGCGGCTGGTGCACAACATCAGCGAGATGGACAAGGTCCAGGCCGGCGACGTGCTCGTCACCGACATGACCGACCCCAACTGGGAACCCGTGATGAAGCGCGCTGCCGCCATCGTCACCAACCGCGGCGGGCGCACCTGCCACGCGGCCATCATCGCGCGCGAACTGGGCATTCCGGCCGTGGTCGGCTGCGGCGACGCCACCGACCTGCTGAAAGACGGCACGCTGGTCACGGTGAGCTGCGCCGAGGGCGACACCGGCTTCATCTACGACGGCCTGCTCGAAACCGAAGTGACCGAAGTGCAGCGCGGCGTGATGCCCGAAATCGACATCCAGCTGATGATGAACGTGGGCAACCCCCAGCTCGCCTTCGACTTCGCGCAGCTGCCGAACCACGGCGTGGGCCTCGCGCGGCTCGAGTTCATCATCAACAACAACATCGGCGTGCACCCGAAGGCGATCCTCGACTATCCGAACGTCGATAACGACCTGAAGAAGGCTGTCGAGTCGGTGGCCCGCGGCCACGCCTCGCCGCGCGCCTTCTACGTCGACAAGGTTGCCGAAGGCATCGCGACCATCGCGGCGGCCTTCTGGCCCAAGAAGGTTATCGTGCGCCTCTCGGACTTCAAGTCGAACGAGTACCGCAAACTGATCGGCGGCAGCCGCTACGAGCCGGAAGAAGAAAACCCGATGCTGGGCTTCCGTGGCGCCGCGCGCTACCTGAGCGCCGATTTCGGCGAGGCCTTTGCCATGGAGTGCGAAGCGCTGAAGCGCGTGCGCAACGACATGGGCCTGACCAACGTGCAGATCATGGTGCCCTTCGTGCGCACCCTGGGCCAGGCCGAGCGCGTGACCACGCTGCTGGGCGAACACGGCCTGAAGCGCGGTGAGAACGACCTCAAGCTGATCATGATGTGCGAGGTGCCGAGCAACGCCATCCTGCCCGAGGCGTTCCTGAAGTTCTTCGACGGCTTCTCGATCGGCTCGAACGACCTGACCCAGCTCACGCTGGGCCTGGACCGCGACTCGGGCCTCGAGCTGCTGGCAGCCGACTTCGACGAACGCGATCCGGCCATCAAGGCGCTGCTGAGCCGCGTCATCAAGGCCTGCAAGGCCGAGGGCAAGTACGTGGGCATCTGCGGCCAGGGCCCCAGCGACCACCCGGACTTCGCGCTGTGGCTGGCGGAGGAGGGGATCGAATCGATTTCCCTGAACCCCGACAGCGTGATCGACACCTGGCAGCAGCTCGCCAAGCGCTGA
- the dnaB gene encoding replicative DNA helicase, protein MSAVFSYADNDPSADRQVAQLRIPPHSIEAESSVLGGLLLDNGAWDRMGDLLVDGDFYRHEHKLIYAAIGGLINASKPADVITVYEQLQNLGKADDIGGLVYLNSLAQYVPSASNIRRYAEIVRERSILRKLVSASDEIATNAFNPQGKAVDKILDEAEQKIFNIGEEGTRMKQGFQSMDALVVELLDRVTEMAENPNDITGVRTGFNDFDKMTSGLQPGDMIVLAARPSMGKTSLAINIAEHVALEEGLPVAVFSMEMGAAQLAVRIVGSIGRIDQGHLRTGKLSDEEWPRLTEAIEKLRTVSLHIDETPGLSTSELRANARRLARQYGRLGLIVVDYLQLMSTSTSGDENRATAVGEISRGLKMLAKELKCPVIALSQLSRGVESRTDKRPMMSDLRESGAIEQDADIIMFIYRDDYYNKESKEPGVAEVIISKHRNGPTGTIKLAFLKPITKFENLVGYSHNDEY, encoded by the coding sequence ATGTCCGCCGTTTTCTCCTATGCCGACAATGATCCGTCGGCCGATCGCCAGGTTGCTCAACTGCGCATTCCGCCTCATTCCATCGAGGCCGAATCCAGTGTGCTCGGCGGCCTGCTGCTCGACAACGGCGCCTGGGACCGCATGGGCGACCTGCTGGTTGACGGCGACTTCTACCGCCACGAACACAAGCTGATCTACGCCGCCATCGGTGGGCTGATCAACGCCAGCAAGCCGGCCGACGTGATCACCGTCTACGAGCAGCTGCAGAATCTCGGCAAGGCCGACGACATCGGCGGGCTGGTGTACCTGAATTCGCTCGCGCAGTACGTGCCCAGCGCGAGCAACATCCGCCGCTACGCCGAGATCGTGCGCGAGCGCTCGATCCTGCGCAAACTGGTTTCCGCCAGCGACGAGATCGCGACCAACGCCTTCAATCCGCAGGGCAAGGCGGTCGACAAGATCCTCGACGAAGCCGAGCAGAAGATCTTCAACATCGGCGAAGAAGGCACGCGGATGAAGCAGGGCTTCCAGAGCATGGATGCCCTGGTGGTCGAACTGCTCGACCGCGTGACGGAAATGGCCGAGAACCCGAACGACATCACGGGCGTGCGCACCGGCTTCAACGACTTCGACAAGATGACCTCGGGCCTGCAGCCGGGCGACATGATCGTGCTGGCTGCGCGTCCCTCAATGGGGAAGACCTCGCTCGCGATCAACATCGCCGAGCACGTGGCGCTCGAAGAAGGTCTGCCGGTGGCGGTGTTCTCGATGGAAATGGGCGCCGCGCAGTTGGCAGTGCGTATCGTGGGTTCCATCGGCCGTATCGACCAGGGCCACCTGCGCACTGGCAAGCTCAGCGACGAAGAGTGGCCGCGCCTGACCGAGGCCATCGAGAAGCTGCGCACCGTGTCGCTGCACATCGACGAAACGCCTGGCCTCTCGACCAGCGAACTGCGCGCCAACGCGCGCCGCCTCGCGCGCCAGTACGGGCGCCTGGGCCTGATCGTGGTCGACTACCTGCAGCTGATGTCGACCAGCACTTCGGGCGACGAGAACCGCGCCACCGCCGTGGGCGAAATCTCGCGCGGCCTGAAGATGCTGGCCAAGGAACTGAAGTGCCCGGTGATCGCGCTGTCGCAGCTCAGCCGCGGCGTTGAAAGCCGCACCGACAAGCGCCCCATGATGAGCGACTTGCGCGAATCCGGCGCCATCGAGCAGGACGCGGACATCATCATGTTCATCTACCGCGACGACTACTACAACAAGGAGTCGAAGGAGCCGGGCGTGGCCGAGGTGATCATCAGCAAGCACCGGAACGGCCCGACCGGTACCATCAAGCTGGCCTTCCTGAAGCCGATCACCAAGTTCGAGAACCTGGTGGGCTACAGCCACAACGACGAGTACTGA
- the rplI gene encoding 50S ribosomal protein L9 translates to MQIILLDKVVNVGALGDIVKVKDGYARNFLIPTGRARRATAANKAEFEAKRAELEKAAAAKLAESQAQGEKLGGTTIKLTQKAGVDGRLFGSVTNGDIAEELGKQGYKVAKSQVRLPNGPIKVVGDSTVSVALHTDVVVDITVTVYGETA, encoded by the coding sequence ATGCAAATCATTCTTCTGGACAAGGTTGTCAACGTCGGTGCCCTGGGCGACATCGTCAAGGTCAAGGACGGCTACGCACGCAACTTCCTGATTCCGACGGGCCGCGCCCGCCGCGCTACCGCCGCCAACAAGGCCGAATTCGAAGCCAAGCGCGCTGAACTCGAAAAGGCTGCGGCCGCCAAGCTGGCCGAATCGCAAGCTCAAGGCGAAAAGCTCGGTGGCACGACCATCAAGCTGACGCAAAAGGCTGGCGTTGACGGCCGTCTGTTCGGCTCGGTCACCAACGGCGACATCGCCGAAGAACTGGGCAAGCAAGGCTACAAGGTTGCCAAGTCGCAAGTGCGCCTGCCCAACGGCCCGATCAAGGTCGTTGGCGACAGCACCGTGAGCGTGGCCCTGCACACCGACGTGGTGGTCGACATCACCGTGACGGTCTACGGCGAAACCGCCTGA
- a CDS encoding GyrI-like domain-containing protein — translation MEPTRQHQDAFHVAGLTIRTTNHEENDPATARIGKLWGRFFGEETYASTPDRTGDIRIFSVYSAYESDAHGAFDVTAGVAVSGGQDSLAVEAGDYLVFTGQGEMPQMVIATWQRIWQYFEAHPEVARRYRSDFEAYEGPDKVAIHIGVS, via the coding sequence ATGGAACCTACCCGCCAACACCAGGATGCCTTTCACGTCGCGGGCCTCACCATCCGCACCACCAACCACGAAGAGAACGACCCCGCGACCGCCCGCATCGGCAAGCTGTGGGGCCGCTTCTTCGGCGAAGAGACTTACGCATCGACGCCGGACCGCACCGGCGACATCCGCATCTTCAGCGTCTACTCGGCCTACGAGTCCGACGCCCACGGCGCCTTCGACGTGACGGCGGGTGTCGCCGTCTCGGGTGGCCAAGACAGTCTGGCCGTCGAGGCTGGCGACTACCTTGTATTCACCGGCCAGGGAGAGATGCCGCAGATGGTCATCGCCACATGGCAGCGCATCTGGCAGTATTTCGAGGCACACCCGGAAGTCGCGCGCCGCTACCGCAGCGATTTCGAAGCCTACGAAGGGCCGGACAAGGTGGCGATCCACATCGGAGTTTCATGA
- the rpsF gene encoding 30S ribosomal protein S6, with protein sequence MRHYEIILLIHPDQSEQVPAMLERYKGLITAGGGKIHRVEDWGRRQLAYQINKLNKAHYLCVNIEAEQTVMGELEHAFKFNDAVLRHLTVQKKKAETGPSSMMKTVEREEARKAQQAEYAANNN encoded by the coding sequence ATGCGTCACTACGAAATCATTTTGCTGATCCACCCGGATCAGAGCGAACAAGTTCCGGCCATGCTGGAGCGCTACAAGGGCCTGATCACGGCCGGCGGCGGCAAGATCCACCGCGTTGAAGACTGGGGCCGTCGTCAGCTGGCTTACCAGATCAACAAGCTCAACAAGGCCCACTACCTGTGCGTCAACATCGAAGCTGAGCAAACCGTGATGGGCGAACTCGAACACGCGTTCAAGTTCAACGACGCCGTGCTGCGCCACCTGACCGTTCAGAAGAAGAAGGCCGAAACCGGTCCTTCGTCGATGATGAAGACGGTCGAGCGCGAAGAGGCTCGCAAGGCCCAGCAGGCCGAATACGCCGCCAACAACAACTGA